One part of the Saprospiraceae bacterium genome encodes these proteins:
- a CDS encoding DUF4340 domain-containing protein encodes MKKFSIWWLLLLFIALGGTSWYLIRNRSDKTSIIMADRDFAVKKIKDIYKIFLADRSNEPITLEKREDGWYVNNKYKANPNSIKNLLETIRDIRMQSIPSKGHVKGIMEGLAVYGIKVEIYGAEDELLKTYYVGGPTQTEYGTYFYMEHGAQPYAMEIPHFVGNVRERYDLSFNDWRDRSVLDLEVATIEEVSVEYPNQSDASFVLRKTENQYSLFDFADQNTKLLAPGKQFVKNYLENFKGIGAEAIQNENPNKAEYSSLQPFCVLSIKTIGQKEPLSLKFIPIETDSLGIAVKDVQNSQLKRGSFFRMHVVRSDGDFLLVQYPNVEVLFKTKQDFMK; translated from the coding sequence ATGAAGAAATTTTCAATCTGGTGGTTGCTGTTGCTTTTTATTGCTTTAGGTGGAACTTCTTGGTATTTGATACGGAATCGATCCGATAAGACGAGTATAATTATGGCAGATCGGGATTTTGCTGTAAAGAAAATCAAGGATATTTATAAAATATTTCTTGCAGATCGAAGCAATGAACCCATTACCTTAGAGAAAAGGGAAGATGGATGGTATGTAAATAACAAATATAAAGCCAACCCAAATTCAATTAAGAATTTGCTTGAAACAATTCGCGATATACGGATGCAATCCATTCCTTCAAAAGGACATGTAAAAGGGATTATGGAAGGACTCGCAGTTTATGGTATTAAAGTGGAAATCTACGGAGCAGAGGATGAGCTTTTAAAGACATATTATGTTGGAGGACCTACCCAAACAGAATACGGTACTTATTTTTATATGGAACATGGGGCACAACCGTATGCAATGGAAATTCCACATTTTGTAGGAAATGTAAGGGAGCGATATGATTTAAGTTTTAATGATTGGAGGGATCGCAGTGTTTTGGATTTGGAAGTTGCTACCATAGAAGAAGTATCTGTAGAGTATCCAAATCAATCAGACGCCTCCTTTGTTTTAAGAAAGACAGAAAATCAATATTCACTTTTTGATTTTGCTGATCAAAATACAAAGTTGCTAGCTCCAGGAAAGCAATTCGTAAAAAACTATTTAGAAAATTTTAAAGGGATAGGTGCGGAGGCTATTCAAAATGAAAATCCGAACAAAGCGGAATATTCATCTTTGCAACCCTTTTGTGTACTCAGCATAAAAACCATTGGGCAAAAGGAACCCCTAAGTCTAAAATTCATCCCAATCGAAACGGATAGTTTAGGTATAGCAGTTAAGGATGTCCAAAACAGCCAACTAAAACGAGGATCGTTTTTTAGAATGCATGTTGTGCGAAGTGATGGGGATTTCTTGCTTGTCCAGTATCCAAATGTCGAAGTTTTGTTCAAAACAAAGCAGGATTTTATGAAGTAG
- the gldG gene encoding gliding motility-associated ABC transporter substrate-binding protein GldG, translating into MIKKLLSLETPVRILLIIGIAILLNIVFSYLNFAIDLSEDKKFTLTQATLNTVRNVPDVIYVRVLLDGEFPSGFKRLQQSTRDLLDQFKSYNGYIEYSFENPSDGTIEEINSRRESLSKEGLVPVNLKVRSGAENNEQLIYPYAIFNYGERKIAVNLLENLPDLDQEENLNNSISQLEYKFSNALDKLQSSEKKSILITSSNGELSIEQTKAIEVLLRPFYNVSRIKLDSVYQIKSEVSVVIIPKPLKPFSERSKFILDQYIMNGGKILWFVDALQISLDSLMNRNEIIPEPLDLNLSDLFFKYGVRIQANMVLDMECSRIPQVVGKIGDKPQIELFPWYYYPIPASKSNHPVVNNIDRILLDFPASIDTLKTKQTVSKIPLIVSSSYSRFQLAPAKVGFEILRYKPDPTKFNKPNLIMGILLEGNFNSCFENRVDEGMHETLKSIKMEFKESSPFTKMIVVADGDMIKNYFDENTQKFSALGYSKFEKTTYNGNKEFFLNAIEYLTNKENILEARSKQYKIRLLDQVKIEKEKTFWQILNVGLPLISLLIFGIGNAFWRKKRYTKN; encoded by the coding sequence ATGATAAAAAAATTACTTTCTTTGGAAACGCCCGTAAGGATTCTATTGATAATAGGAATTGCAATTCTTTTGAATATAGTTTTTTCATATTTGAATTTTGCGATAGATCTCAGTGAAGATAAAAAATTTACATTAACGCAAGCAACTTTAAATACGGTTCGAAATGTTCCGGATGTAATTTATGTTCGTGTTTTATTAGATGGAGAATTTCCTTCCGGATTTAAAAGATTGCAACAAAGTACCAGAGATTTGTTGGACCAGTTTAAATCCTATAATGGATACATAGAATATAGTTTTGAAAATCCATCGGATGGCACCATTGAAGAAATTAATAGTCGCAGGGAAAGTTTGTCAAAAGAAGGTTTGGTGCCGGTTAATTTAAAGGTGCGGTCTGGTGCAGAAAATAATGAACAATTAATTTATCCTTATGCTATATTTAATTATGGGGAACGCAAAATTGCGGTAAATCTGTTAGAAAATCTTCCAGATTTGGATCAGGAGGAGAACTTGAATAACAGTATCTCCCAATTGGAATATAAATTTTCAAATGCTTTGGATAAATTGCAAAGCAGTGAAAAGAAAAGCATATTAATTACAAGCTCAAATGGAGAATTATCCATCGAACAGACAAAGGCTATTGAGGTTTTGCTAAGACCTTTTTATAATGTGAGTAGAATTAAATTAGATAGTGTTTACCAAATTAAAAGCGAAGTTAGTGTCGTAATTATTCCAAAGCCATTAAAACCATTTTCTGAAAGATCTAAGTTTATTTTGGACCAATATATAATGAATGGAGGTAAGATCTTATGGTTCGTTGATGCTTTGCAAATTAGCTTAGATAGTTTAATGAACCGCAATGAAATTATTCCAGAACCTTTAGATTTGAATTTATCAGATTTGTTTTTTAAATATGGAGTTCGTATTCAGGCGAATATGGTGTTGGACATGGAATGTTCCAGGATCCCACAAGTAGTAGGTAAAATTGGGGATAAACCTCAAATTGAATTGTTTCCGTGGTATTATTATCCAATACCTGCCTCTAAATCGAATCACCCAGTTGTAAATAATATTGATAGAATTTTATTGGATTTTCCAGCTAGTATTGACACCCTTAAAACGAAGCAAACGGTTTCAAAAATTCCATTAATCGTATCCTCCAGTTATAGTCGATTTCAATTGGCACCAGCAAAAGTGGGTTTTGAAATTTTGAGATACAAACCAGATCCTACAAAATTTAATAAACCTAATTTAATTATGGGAATATTATTAGAAGGAAACTTCAATTCCTGTTTTGAAAATAGAGTAGATGAGGGAATGCATGAAACTTTAAAATCTATCAAAATGGAATTTAAAGAAAGTAGTCCATTTACAAAAATGATTGTTGTCGCAGATGGTGATATGATAAAAAATTATTTTGATGAGAATACTCAAAAATTTTCAGCATTAGGCTATAGTAAGTTTGAGAAAACTACATACAATGGGAATAAGGAATTTTTTCTAAATGCTATTGAATACTTAACGAATAAAGAAAATATCCTGGAGGCACGTTCTAAACAATATAAAATTCGATTATTGGATCAAGTTAAGATTGAAAAGGAAAAGACATTTTGGCAAATTCTAAATGTAGGTTTACCACTGATTAGTTTGTTAATATTCGGAATTGGGAATGCATTCTGGCGAAAAAAACGTTATACCAAAAATTAA
- the gldF gene encoding gliding motility-associated ABC transporter permease subunit GldF yields the protein MWTILKKEVSSFFSSLIGYVVIGLFVLILGLIMWVFPDFSILYYNYASLDQLFSLAPLIFIFLIPAITMRSFSEELQNGTLEILLTKPIHEFEIVLGKYLACLSLVGIALCPTLLYFYSVYQLGSPAGNIDTGAVLGSYIGLVFLAAGFTAIGIFCSSLFKNQIVSFLFSTALAYIFYFGFYFISKLPVFFGKTDDIIQQFGMDYHFNSISKGLIDTSDIIYFLSIVLVFNYLTVESLKRRNF from the coding sequence ATGTGGACCATACTTAAAAAGGAAGTGAGTAGTTTTTTTAGCAGCCTGATTGGGTATGTGGTAATAGGATTATTTGTGTTGATTCTGGGTTTAATTATGTGGGTTTTTCCAGATTTTAGTATTTTGTATTATAATTATGCGAGTCTGGACCAACTTTTTTCACTGGCACCATTAATTTTTATTTTTCTGATTCCTGCTATTACCATGCGCTCTTTTTCAGAAGAACTTCAAAATGGTACACTGGAAATATTATTGACAAAGCCCATCCATGAATTTGAAATTGTATTAGGCAAATATTTAGCATGTTTAAGTTTAGTTGGAATCGCGCTATGTCCTACCTTATTATATTTTTATTCGGTTTATCAATTGGGCTCTCCAGCTGGAAATATTGATACAGGCGCTGTATTAGGATCTTATATAGGATTGGTTTTTCTCGCAGCTGGATTTACTGCAATCGGAATCTTTTGTTCATCTTTATTTAAGAATCAGATAGTATCATTTTTGTTTTCAACTGCATTAGCATATATTTTTTATTTTGGATTTTATTTTATATCAAAATTGCCAGTTTTTTTTGGCAAAACAGATGATATCATTCAGCAATTTGGAATGGATTATCACTTTAATTCAATTAGTAAGGGTTTAATTGATACGTCAGATATCATTTATTTTTTATCGATCGTCCTTGTATTTAATTACCTAACCGTGGAATCTTTAAAAAGAAGAAATTTCTAA
- the gldA gene encoding gliding motility-associated ABC transporter ATP-binding subunit GldA, with amino-acid sequence MSIEVRQLSKVYGEQNAVDNISFTARKGEILGFLGPNGAGKTTTMKMICGYLPPTHGTINVCGLNVIDNPREAKRMLGYLPEHNPLYKDMFVREYLRFFADLLKLKNAASRVDELIEMTGLTKEQNKLIGSLSKGYRQRVGLSQALIQDPEVLVLDEPTSGLDPNQLVEIRQLIKSIGSQKTLVFSTHIMQEVQALCDRVLIINKGKLIADDTIQSLMKQVSNKRIISVEFSNAIQIKDLQNIQFVEEVKALGGGKYHLISAPDKDIREGLFKLSSQNSWTIKELKEEKSSVEEVFNVLTKNAD; translated from the coding sequence ATGTCCATCGAAGTCCGGCAACTAAGTAAAGTTTATGGAGAACAGAATGCAGTAGATAATATAAGTTTTACTGCCCGGAAAGGTGAAATTCTAGGATTTTTAGGACCCAATGGAGCTGGGAAAACAACCACTATGAAAATGATTTGTGGGTATTTACCTCCAACACATGGGACTATCAATGTATGTGGACTTAATGTCATAGACAACCCAAGAGAAGCAAAACGCATGTTAGGTTATTTGCCGGAACATAATCCTTTATATAAAGATATGTTTGTGCGAGAATATCTCCGGTTTTTTGCCGATTTATTGAAACTTAAGAATGCGGCTTCAAGAGTAGATGAATTAATTGAAATGACTGGGTTGACAAAGGAGCAAAATAAACTTATAGGATCTTTATCAAAAGGTTACCGACAACGGGTCGGTTTAAGTCAGGCACTTATACAGGATCCTGAAGTTTTAGTGTTGGATGAACCAACAAGTGGATTAGATCCAAATCAATTAGTTGAAATCCGGCAACTAATAAAATCAATAGGATCCCAAAAAACCCTGGTTTTTTCTACCCATATTATGCAAGAAGTTCAAGCACTTTGCGATCGGGTTTTGATTATAAATAAAGGCAAGCTTATTGCAGATGATACGATTCAATCTTTAATGAAGCAAGTTTCCAATAAACGAATAATTAGCGTTGAATTTTCAAATGCAATTCAAATTAAAGATCTTCAAAATATTCAATTTGTAGAAGAAGTAAAAGCCTTAGGTGGGGGGAAATATCATTTAATTTCAGCTCCAGACAAGGATATCAGAGAAGGCTTATTTAAGTTGTCATCACAAAATTCATGGACTATTAAAGAATTGAAAGAAGAAAAATCAAGTGTGGAAGAAGTATTTAATGTGTTAACAAAAAATGCAGATTGA
- the truB gene encoding tRNA pseudouridine(55) synthase TruB, translating into MDFWEGSVLLVDKPYGYTSFNVVYEIKKAICRESRRKLKIGHAGTLDPLATGLLILCTGKLTKEIDQYQAKIKKYTGALTLGATRPTFDKESEIDQNYEVSHIQKEDMENVRLSFLGEQMMTPPIHSAVKVGGKRAYELARQGKEPILNPKAIIIEDFQIDCQHFPEIHFEVTCSKGTYIRSLASEFGKRLNSGAYLSFLRREAIGEYSVQDAWNLQELKKFLNHSRER; encoded by the coding sequence ATTGATTTTTGGGAAGGTTCTGTTTTATTAGTGGACAAGCCCTATGGTTATACTTCCTTTAATGTTGTATACGAAATAAAAAAGGCCATCTGTCGGGAAAGCCGACGGAAGCTTAAAATTGGCCATGCAGGTACATTAGACCCATTGGCAACCGGATTGCTAATTTTGTGTACAGGTAAACTCACAAAAGAAATTGATCAATACCAGGCGAAAATTAAAAAATATACGGGTGCTTTGACACTAGGGGCTACCCGTCCAACATTCGACAAAGAATCAGAAATAGATCAGAATTATGAGGTTTCTCATATTCAAAAAGAGGATATGGAGAACGTTAGACTTAGTTTTTTAGGAGAACAAATGATGACTCCTCCAATCCATTCTGCAGTTAAAGTTGGAGGCAAAAGGGCTTATGAGTTAGCCCGTCAAGGCAAGGAACCAATTTTAAATCCTAAAGCAATCATCATTGAAGACTTTCAAATTGACTGTCAGCATTTTCCTGAAATTCATTTTGAAGTTACTTGTAGTAAAGGAACCTATATTAGGTCATTGGCTTCCGAATTTGGTAAAAGGCTAAATAGTGGTGCTTATCTTTCTTTTCTAAGAAGGGAGGCAATCGGAGAATATTCAGTACAGGATGCCTGGAATTTGCAAGAGCTTAAAAAATTTCTTAACCATTCGAGAGAACGTTAA
- a CDS encoding DUF3098 domain-containing protein, protein MTYGKPQFKWMLIGIGFIALGMILMSGGWMPNPDVWDESIIYSPRRLVLAPISITIGLALQIYAIFKFD, encoded by the coding sequence ATGACGTATGGCAAACCACAGTTTAAATGGATGTTGATTGGAATCGGATTTATTGCACTTGGTATGATCTTAATGTCTGGAGGTTGGATGCCAAATCCAGATGTTTGGGACGAAAGTATCATTTATAGTCCTCGTCGGCTGGTCTTAGCTCCAATAAGTATCACTATAGGCTTGGCCTTACAAATTTATGCGATTTTTAAATTTGATTAA
- a CDS encoding glycosyltransferase, which produces MKRIVITVTTDISYDQRVQKIAQSLHDFGYQVQVIGRKKANSKGIDSEFKTRLINCFFSRSILFYAEYNVRLFFILLFSRLDVICSCDLDTLLAGGFVSKLRNKKLVFDAHEYFEESIEIIGNKKVQKTWEMIARICIPWTQDRYTVSESLAKIFKQKYSFDFELIRNLPILLQIENPITRDKIIWYQGAVNEGRGLDQVIDWMQNLDSYALHIAGDGDMVDQLKEKTRALHLENRVIFYGRLDYQQLVDNARSAFVGLDLLESKSPSYYYSLSNKTFDYMHSGLPSIQMNFPEYLKIQEEFRTGILLKKLDKQNFLNAIQQLEDENFYNQCVLECKRAAIIYNWDLEAIKLKEIYSKLCS; this is translated from the coding sequence TTGAAGCGAATTGTTATAACGGTGACTACAGATATTAGTTATGATCAGCGAGTGCAAAAAATTGCACAGAGCCTGCATGATTTTGGGTATCAAGTACAAGTAATTGGACGGAAAAAAGCGAATTCAAAAGGGATTGATTCCGAGTTTAAAACCAGACTAATTAATTGTTTTTTTTCTAGGTCCATTTTATTTTATGCAGAGTATAATGTGCGTTTATTTTTTATCCTGTTATTTTCTCGACTCGATGTAATTTGTTCTTGTGATTTGGATACTTTATTGGCAGGTGGATTCGTTTCAAAACTCAGAAATAAAAAATTAGTATTTGATGCTCATGAATATTTTGAAGAGTCCATAGAAATAATTGGTAATAAGAAGGTTCAGAAAACATGGGAAATGATTGCACGTATATGCATTCCTTGGACTCAGGATCGATATACGGTTTCTGAAAGTTTAGCAAAAATATTTAAACAAAAATATAGTTTTGATTTTGAACTCATTAGAAACCTGCCTATATTATTACAAATAGAGAATCCTATAACCAGAGATAAAATTATTTGGTACCAGGGCGCAGTAAATGAAGGAAGAGGTTTAGATCAAGTGATTGACTGGATGCAAAATTTAGATTCTTATGCACTTCATATTGCTGGTGATGGAGATATGGTAGATCAGTTAAAGGAGAAAACCAGAGCACTTCATTTAGAAAATCGGGTCATATTTTATGGGCGATTAGATTACCAACAATTAGTGGATAATGCGCGTTCGGCTTTTGTAGGTTTGGATTTGTTGGAGTCAAAAAGCCCCAGTTATTATTATTCATTAAGCAATAAGACATTTGATTATATGCATTCTGGATTGCCATCGATTCAAATGAATTTTCCAGAATATTTAAAAATTCAAGAAGAATTCCGCACTGGAATTTTGTTAAAAAAATTGGATAAGCAGAATTTTTTGAATGCAATCCAACAACTTGAAGATGAAAATTTTTATAATCAATGTGTTTTAGAATGTAAGCGTGCAGCGATTATTTATAACTGGGATCTGGAAGCAATTAAATTAAAGGAAATTTATAGTAAGCTTTGCAGTTAA
- a CDS encoding RecQ family ATP-dependent DNA helicase codes for MDAHPLDPEVVLQKYWGYSEFRNLQKDIIHSILEGRDTIALLPTGGGKSICYQVPALCLPGVCLVISPLIALMQDQVSRLKNIGIEAAHIHSGMKRRDIETVFLNAKYGSLKLLYISPERLESKESKDNLASTNISFVAIDEAHCIAQWGHDFRPSYLKIGQLREFLKVPFLALTATATPYAKQEIVTHLKMQNCVFFEMSFKRDNLSIIVNEDEQKLDSLVHILKNQKESAIVYTRNRRQTVEFAKYLQLNKLSATFYHAGLESQIRFKTQEKWLANDTKIIVATNAFGMGIDKPDVRVVIHMDLPQGIEEYYQEAGRAGRDQKKSYAILLYTQQDIGRLQSQWDDLFPQIEEIKTCYKYLGIYFDIAVGSEMLEAKEFDMIAFCQKFRLSPARILSALKILEQSAYIILTDSIFVSSRLHITCSTTVLSGYLNQDPVIDQIMQSVLRMYEGIFSAPVSIQETTISKLCNKEVETVISILNYLHKEEVLIYQESKSKPQIIFTNIRLKSNEVVIDKPWYEKRKNILKERVQQLIRFIETKKCRQAFISTYFGQDDDSACGICDNCLRLNLGKIDSNTKLLYRKKIKLALSSGNFLFYRDLLKLFPFNKRFWVEELIQEMLAENELIRNQEQIYINREK; via the coding sequence ATGGATGCACATCCTTTAGATCCGGAAGTAGTATTGCAGAAGTACTGGGGGTATTCTGAATTTCGAAATTTGCAAAAAGATATTATTCATTCTATATTGGAAGGAAGAGATACCATTGCCTTATTACCAACAGGTGGTGGGAAATCTATTTGTTACCAGGTCCCAGCACTTTGTTTGCCAGGTGTGTGTTTAGTAATCTCCCCATTAATTGCATTAATGCAAGATCAGGTATCCCGATTAAAAAATATAGGAATTGAGGCTGCGCATATTCATTCTGGGATGAAACGAAGAGACATTGAAACCGTATTTTTAAATGCAAAATATGGAAGCCTTAAATTATTATACATATCCCCGGAAAGACTAGAATCAAAAGAATCCAAGGATAACTTGGCATCCACGAATATCAGTTTTGTTGCTATCGATGAAGCGCATTGCATTGCACAATGGGGACATGATTTCAGACCTTCTTATTTGAAAATTGGGCAGCTAAGAGAATTCCTGAAAGTTCCATTTTTAGCTTTGACTGCAACAGCTACACCCTATGCAAAGCAAGAAATTGTTACACATCTTAAAATGCAAAATTGTGTATTCTTTGAAATGAGCTTCAAGCGGGATAATCTCTCCATTATAGTGAACGAAGACGAGCAAAAATTAGATAGTTTAGTTCATATACTAAAGAATCAAAAGGAGAGTGCTATAGTATATACTCGAAATCGAAGGCAGACTGTAGAGTTTGCAAAGTATCTCCAACTAAATAAGTTATCAGCTACATTTTATCACGCAGGTTTAGAGTCTCAAATACGATTTAAAACACAAGAAAAATGGCTTGCAAATGATACTAAAATTATAGTTGCCACAAATGCATTTGGAATGGGAATTGATAAGCCAGATGTTCGGGTAGTCATACACATGGATTTGCCGCAAGGAATTGAGGAATATTATCAAGAAGCAGGTAGAGCTGGAAGGGACCAAAAAAAATCATATGCAATTCTCTTGTATACACAGCAAGATATCGGTCGTTTGCAAAGTCAGTGGGATGATTTATTCCCACAAATTGAAGAGATTAAAACATGTTATAAATATCTGGGAATTTATTTTGACATTGCCGTCGGATCCGAAATGTTGGAGGCAAAGGAATTTGATATGATAGCGTTCTGTCAGAAATTCAGGCTGTCACCAGCGAGAATATTAAGTGCATTAAAAATCCTGGAACAAAGTGCTTATATAATTTTAACAGATTCCATTTTTGTAAGTTCAAGACTGCACATCACATGCTCCACAACAGTATTAAGCGGATATTTGAATCAGGATCCTGTAATTGACCAAATCATGCAATCCGTATTGAGAATGTATGAAGGCATTTTTTCTGCTCCGGTTTCTATTCAGGAAACTACAATATCAAAATTGTGCAATAAAGAGGTCGAAACGGTGATTTCTATACTGAACTATTTGCATAAAGAAGAAGTTTTGATTTACCAGGAATCAAAGAGTAAGCCACAAATTATATTTACAAATATTCGATTAAAAAGTAATGAAGTGGTTATTGACAAACCATGGTATGAGAAACGAAAAAATATTCTTAAGGAAAGGGTACAACAATTGATTCGTTTTATTGAAACAAAAAAATGTCGTCAGGCATTTATAAGTACTTATTTTGGACAAGATGATGATAGTGCTTGTGGTATATGTGATAATTGTTTGAGACTCAATTTGGGTAAAATAGATTCAAATACAAAATTATTATATCGAAAAAAAATCAAACTTGCTTTAAGCTCTGGAAATTTCCTATTTTACAGGGATTTATTAAAATTGTTTCCTTTTAACAAACGATTTTGGGTCGAAGAATTAATCCAGGAAATGTTGGCTGAAAATGAACTTATTCGGAATCAAGAACAAATTTATATTAATAGAGAAAAATAA
- a CDS encoding outer membrane beta-barrel protein produces MRITTFFILLFYACHGLTQNVDFGLCIGGSNYSGDLTENANAALKQTHPSFGLHGRVEIDPMLSLQLQYMYLEVSGDDKLAIRAGNRARNLNFNSKIQELSFLGQIQVLNIFSEKAKRISPYLQFGVSGFHFNPTTEFKGNTVELQPLGTEGQGMPNYEPRYKLTNFALCFGLGVRYFISSKYSIALDAFARQTNTDYLDDASTNYVAYELLQNNNGKMAADLGNKILAKSGTKRANPIDKDWYQSLSIVISYHIGKKYHYRNPSLRKNQILCPFF; encoded by the coding sequence ATGAGAATAACTACTTTTTTCATATTATTGTTTTACGCATGCCATGGTTTAACGCAAAATGTAGACTTTGGATTATGTATTGGAGGCTCGAATTACAGTGGTGATTTAACTGAAAATGCAAATGCAGCTTTAAAACAAACGCATCCAAGCTTTGGGCTTCATGGAAGAGTTGAAATTGACCCAATGTTAAGTCTGCAACTTCAATATATGTATCTTGAAGTAAGCGGTGATGATAAATTAGCGATCCGTGCAGGGAACCGAGCGCGTAATCTTAATTTTAATTCAAAAATTCAGGAGCTTAGCTTTTTAGGACAAATTCAAGTTCTAAATATATTTTCAGAAAAAGCTAAAAGAATCAGCCCTTACCTCCAATTTGGTGTATCCGGATTTCATTTTAATCCAACAACAGAATTCAAAGGTAATACAGTGGAGCTTCAACCTTTAGGTACGGAAGGTCAAGGAATGCCAAATTATGAGCCAAGATATAAACTTACTAATTTTGCACTTTGTTTCGGATTGGGCGTCCGCTATTTTATAAGTAGTAAGTATTCTATAGCCTTGGATGCATTCGCAAGACAAACAAATACGGATTATCTGGATGATGCTTCTACCAATTATGTTGCTTATGAATTATTGCAAAACAATAATGGCAAAATGGCTGCAGATTTAGGAAATAAAATACTTGCAAAAAGCGGCACCAAACGTGCAAACCCTATTGATAAAGATTGGTATCAATCTTTATCAATCGTTATTTCTTACCATATTGGAAAAAAGTATCACTATCGCAATCCAAGTCTTCGCAAGAATCAAATTCTTTGTCCATTTTTTTAA